One window of Pseudocalidococcus azoricus BACA0444 genomic DNA carries:
- a CDS encoding M15 family metallopeptidase has protein sequence MEQDIPVAERIKAPSQSTPVRKFPWLWLSVGLGVVIIGAGLAWVLPKMLATAPISTTTSNQAVPDPSSPNNPDNILGHLAYPEAPLTELVPITPDGRIKLRKAAAEEFKKMVADAQAAGVAIMPLSGFRSKTDQDRLFFGIKKERGQQPRERALVSAPPGYSEHHTGYAIDVGDATDTASYLDPSFDQTKAFAWMRENAAYYSFELSFPEHNPQGISYEPWHWRYVGDQASLKTFYQARQLAQQAPPSNQNQSP, from the coding sequence GTGGAGCAAGATATTCCTGTTGCCGAGCGGATTAAAGCCCCTTCTCAATCCACCCCAGTTCGCAAATTTCCCTGGCTCTGGTTGAGCGTTGGCCTGGGAGTGGTAATCATTGGGGCTGGCCTGGCCTGGGTTTTACCAAAGATGCTGGCAACCGCTCCTATCTCTACTACCACCAGTAACCAAGCTGTCCCCGACCCCTCTTCACCGAATAATCCTGACAATATCCTCGGTCATTTAGCCTATCCAGAAGCACCCTTAACGGAGTTAGTGCCGATCACCCCCGATGGCCGGATTAAGTTACGGAAAGCAGCGGCTGAGGAATTTAAAAAGATGGTTGCTGATGCCCAGGCCGCCGGGGTCGCCATTATGCCACTCTCGGGGTTTCGCTCTAAAACCGATCAAGATCGTTTATTCTTTGGCATTAAGAAAGAACGGGGCCAGCAACCGAGGGAACGGGCCTTAGTCAGTGCGCCCCCTGGCTATAGTGAACATCACACGGGTTATGCCATAGATGTTGGGGATGCCACAGATACCGCCAGTTACTTAGATCCAAGCTTTGACCAAACGAAAGCCTTTGCCTGGATGCGGGAAAACGCCGCCTACTATAGTTTTGAACTCTCTTTTCCTGAACACAATCCCCAAGGCATTAGTTATGAACCCTGGCATTGGCGCTATGTGGGTGATCAGGCCAGCCTCAAAACCTTTTACCAGGCCCGGCAATTAGCCCAACAAGCCCCACCCAGCAATCAGAATCAAAGTCCTTGA
- a CDS encoding bifunctional metallophosphatase/5'-nucleotidase, protein MRLFRHRWVSLLGLAIVTALGLLLWFQQSSSGLSLQILHASDFEAGIPALEDAVNFSSVLNTLKREMPNNTLVLSSGDNFIMGPFFSASADPQLRQLLGREGNGRGDIAIMNALGVQAAAWGNHEFDEGTGRISDLFVADEKGYQGAKFPYLAANLNFEQDPNLKELQTADAQLAESIPQRIAHSAIVTVAGEKIGLVGVTTPLLPIIASPGPGVTVLPQNPEDIPGLAATVQPVVDHLTRQGINKIILLSHLQQLGMEIQLAAQLQDVDVIIAGGSHAVLTNNLERVREGDKVLGRYPVWKTSKTKEPIAIVNTGANYRYVGRLLVEFDHQGRLKTGSKANPDYVRLSDAYPTLHPGTAPPSPEVVTLIEAIRSVIMVKDAQQYGQAKVFLNGSRRDVRTQETNLGNLTADANLAAAQKIDPTVKASLKNGGGIRDNIGAISGLGGNSATAGERLPTQANPTAKKKMGDISRLDIENSLRFNNSLTLLTLTAVELKQVLEHGVAATSSLTTPGQFPQVAGLAFSFDPEKPANQRVQSLALRNAQGQVTDVLVKNGQLQGNPNRTMRIVTLNYLADGGDAYPFPTFTAANPSRVQRVDLVSGDTRPTFDTPGSEQKALADYLQANFRDTPYTQADLPPEQDERIQNLSVRKDTVI, encoded by the coding sequence ATGAGACTGTTCCGCCACCGCTGGGTTTCTCTCCTCGGTTTAGCTATTGTCACAGCCCTGGGCCTACTGCTCTGGTTCCAGCAATCGAGTTCCGGTTTATCCCTGCAAATTCTCCATGCCTCAGATTTTGAAGCCGGAATTCCAGCCCTGGAGGATGCGGTTAACTTTTCATCCGTCCTGAATACCTTAAAACGGGAAATGCCCAACAATACCCTGGTGCTTTCCTCCGGGGACAATTTCATTATGGGGCCATTTTTCTCTGCCAGTGCGGATCCTCAACTGCGGCAACTCTTGGGCCGGGAGGGGAATGGTCGGGGCGATATCGCGATTATGAATGCCTTGGGGGTTCAAGCCGCGGCCTGGGGCAACCATGAATTTGATGAAGGAACCGGGCGAATTAGTGATCTATTTGTTGCCGATGAAAAGGGGTATCAGGGAGCCAAATTTCCCTATCTCGCCGCCAACCTCAACTTTGAGCAAGACCCAAACCTGAAAGAGTTGCAAACGGCCGATGCCCAACTAGCCGAAAGTATTCCGCAGCGAATTGCCCATAGTGCGATTGTGACTGTCGCGGGAGAAAAGATTGGCCTGGTGGGTGTGACAACTCCCCTATTGCCGATCATTGCCTCCCCAGGCCCAGGTGTGACTGTCCTGCCCCAAAACCCGGAAGATATCCCCGGCCTGGCCGCAACCGTACAACCAGTCGTAGATCACCTGACCCGCCAAGGGATTAACAAAATTATTCTCCTCTCCCATCTTCAACAACTGGGGATGGAAATTCAATTGGCCGCCCAACTCCAAGATGTGGATGTGATCATTGCCGGTGGCTCCCATGCGGTTCTGACCAATAATCTGGAACGAGTTCGGGAGGGGGATAAGGTTTTGGGCCGCTATCCGGTCTGGAAAACCTCCAAAACTAAGGAACCGATTGCGATTGTGAATACGGGGGCCAACTATCGCTATGTTGGGCGGTTGCTGGTGGAATTTGATCATCAGGGCCGCCTCAAAACTGGGTCTAAGGCCAATCCCGACTATGTGCGCCTCAGTGATGCCTACCCGACCCTGCATCCCGGCACTGCTCCCCCCAGCCCTGAAGTAGTGACGCTGATTGAGGCAATTCGCAGTGTGATTATGGTTAAGGATGCACAGCAGTATGGCCAGGCCAAGGTGTTTCTCAATGGGTCACGCCGGGATGTCCGGACTCAGGAAACCAACCTGGGAAATTTAACCGCCGATGCCAACTTAGCCGCAGCCCAAAAAATTGATCCGACCGTCAAAGCCTCCCTCAAAAATGGCGGTGGGATTCGGGATAATATTGGCGCAATCAGTGGACTGGGGGGAAATTCAGCCACAGCCGGAGAACGCCTCCCGACCCAAGCCAACCCCACGGCCAAGAAAAAAATGGGCGATATTTCCCGTCTGGATATTGAAAACTCTCTCCGCTTTAACAACAGCCTCACCCTTCTGACTCTGACAGCGGTGGAACTTAAGCAGGTCTTAGAGCATGGGGTCGCGGCGACAAGCTCGTTGACCACACCGGGACAGTTTCCCCAAGTGGCTGGTCTGGCCTTTAGCTTTGATCCCGAAAAACCGGCCAATCAGCGGGTTCAATCCCTAGCCTTAAGGAATGCTCAGGGCCAGGTGACAGATGTTCTCGTCAAAAATGGGCAACTCCAAGGGAATCCCAACCGGACGATGCGGATTGTGACGCTGAATTACTTGGCCGATGGGGGGGATGCCTATCCATTTCCAACCTTTACAGCCGCCAATCCCAGCCGCGTCCAACGGGTTGACCTAGTTTCTGGGGATACTCGCCCGACCTTCGACACCCCTGGCAGTGAACAAAAAGCCCTCGCCGACTACCTCCAGGCCAACTTTCGAGATACCCCTTATACCCAAGCAGATTTGCCGCCAGAACAAGATGAGCGAATTCAAAACTTATCGGTGCGTAAAGATACGGTGATTTAG
- the trpA gene encoding tryptophan synthase subunit alpha, producing MTSVSQCFANLRAHQACGLIPFITAGDPDLETTAAALKILDQHGADLIELGVPYADPLADGPVIQAAATRALQKGTRLEQVLGLVKELRPTIQAPLILFTYFNPIYHQGIRAFLTRVAAAGVQGLVIPDLPLEEADGVLELTTDLGLELTLLVAPTTSPERMAAIAQRSQGFIYLVSTTGVTGMRAEMQNRVGTMLTTLKNITDKPIGVGFGISQTDQAVQVRDWGADAAIVGSAFVSRLAQADKQVALAAVKQLCQDLKAGLTGIKG from the coding sequence ATGACTTCTGTTTCCCAATGCTTTGCTAATTTACGCGCCCACCAGGCCTGTGGCTTAATTCCGTTTATTACGGCCGGAGACCCAGATTTAGAAACGACCGCCGCGGCATTGAAAATTTTGGATCAACATGGGGCTGACCTGATTGAATTGGGAGTTCCCTATGCGGATCCCCTGGCTGATGGCCCCGTGATTCAGGCGGCTGCGACCCGCGCATTACAAAAAGGAACCCGTTTGGAGCAGGTTTTAGGATTGGTGAAAGAATTACGCCCGACAATCCAGGCCCCGCTAATTTTATTTACCTATTTCAATCCCATCTATCACCAAGGGATTCGAGCTTTTTTAACCCGGGTCGCAGCGGCGGGAGTCCAGGGCCTGGTGATTCCTGATTTACCCCTTGAGGAAGCAGATGGGGTGTTGGAGTTGACCACAGACCTGGGCCTGGAATTAACGCTTTTGGTGGCCCCAACCACGTCCCCAGAACGAATGGCGGCCATTGCCCAACGCTCCCAGGGGTTTATTTATCTGGTCAGTACCACCGGGGTCACGGGCATGCGGGCGGAGATGCAAAACCGGGTGGGAACGATGTTAACCACTTTGAAAAATATTACCGATAAACCGATTGGGGTTGGCTTTGGGATTTCCCAGACAGACCAGGCCGTACAAGTGCGGGATTGGGGGGCCGATGCAGCCATTGTCGGCAGTGCCTTTGTCTCTCGTCTAGCCCAGGCCGATAAACAGGTAGCCCTCGCCGCAGTCAAGCAGTTATGTCAGGACTTAAAAGCTGGTTTAACCGGGATCAAGGGCTAA